In Prionailurus viverrinus isolate Anna chromosome D1, UM_Priviv_1.0, whole genome shotgun sequence, the DNA window AGATGTGAAAAATCATTGGATATTTGAGGCAGAGATTTCTACGTTTATACACTCCAGGTATTAAAGAGCGTATCATTGGGAACTGCAGGTATTTCCATTTGATTAGTCCAGTGAGGACCTTTGATCCGGGGATCAAAAGGAAACATGAACAGCAGTTGAACAAGTGTGCCCCTGATGGTGAAAACAGTGGGAGGTAGAGAATGCAACAGGTCAAATAGGAGAAAATgttaggtttaaaaataaaacttaaaaaatgagggaaaaaagcaaaagaaaaagctgaCATGCAGAATGAGAGACAGACCCTAAATCCCGGCAGGGAATATGCAGTGGAGTAAGGATTAGTGTCCTTAATGAATACGGAGGGCCTTCTCCTTCGAAGGTGGACAGCAGAAGATAGGGCTATGAGGACAGACATCCATTTTGAAAGTAGGTAGTGAGAATTTTAGGAAGATCCTTTCTGGTGGCCTCCAAACCAGAGAGTCAAATGCAACATTGCCCTGAAGAGAGAAACGTCAGGCTGTGGAGGAGGGAGGTTTGAGACTGGAGGTGAGTTTCCTAACCTAACCCATAGCAGAATATTGCATGATTTGAATCACTCATACATTTCAATTGCTTGCCCAGTTTCTGATGTGAGAGGTTGGGTTTGAAAGAGATTATCAATGACAAGCTTTTCACTAGTGTCAGGAATTCATAAAGTGGATGCAAGTTGTTTGAGGGAATGTGGTTTTGGCTTTTCATATCGTTTTGGAAGaatcaaaaacaaatgaaggaaagagGAATGAAAGGCTTCTGAGAAGGGGGAGTTCATGAATTTTTGGATGTATGGAACTCAGTGGTAGAGCCATCTGGGTGCTGTTTTAAGTGGCAAGGGATGAGATTGACTTGAGTATTTTGATTTAGTTAACCGGTGTCCTTGCAGTGTTTTGTGAATCAACATGAAACTTCACTGTTCCTACTTATGAGAAACTGAACTACTTGTTCGTTGGTGTGTTCCTTGATTTTGACAGTGGAAGTTTGAGTTTTGTGGACATGACAAAGCAGTGGATCATTTGGACATACAATGATGGTTTCTTGAAATGTCCTGTAAAGTCTTTCATATTCTCTGGTCACAGATTTGGGCTAAGTCACTAGCCTGACCTGGGACACCAGGAACCTAGTACCTGAGGGAACCCTCATCCATCAAAGCAAATCAATGATACTTGATACTTCTACTTTTCTACTTTATAAGTTCATTTGACTGCTCTTCAAATAAAGGGGTCATGAAATCCAGAATTTTGCCATTTCATTCCACCTTCTTGGATATCAGAATTATCTCCTGTGGGCCTCTTATCTGGAATACTGTGTCATCACTGCTCACCTATTATGTGAGCCTGGGGGAGTTACCAAAATACATGAGTATGTGATTGGAGCCGAATGGCCAAACACAGGGGACACAGGAACACGGGGTTTGCACATTAGGCACAGGCACGGTTATCTTAGACTCCCATGTAAGTCTGCAACCCAGCGTCTGGAGATCTCCCCAGGAGTATTTAATGTACAGCCAAGTTTAAGAACTACTACTCTCAATACTTACAAACTTGACTCTAAATTGAAATCACCTGAAGAACTTTAAAGAGTGCCACTGCCTGAACACCATCCCAGAGATTTAAAATCTTTCCAGGTGATACTAATGTGTAGTTGAGTTTGAGAATGATTGTTTGAATATAAACCTAAAGTGTTATTCTTTTCTCATATGTACAGCTCCTCATTccacaatgtttttaaaattagattactCAAAACTTGATATAGAAGAAGACAGGTTACAGGTGAAAATTGATATAGTTCCATGCCGACATATATATGACATGGGCTGccatgatattttctttctttcattaagcGTCAAATTTTATCAGGCACACCAATGTATAAATCTTTTTTGAGTTGAAGAAAAAGTGACAACATCCTGCTTCTGTTTCCCAACTGGCATTGATATGGTGTGTCTGTTAAAGAACTTCAACTTTCATGCTCTGGAATCTGATTCATTAGGATCAATAATTTTCATGTCTCTAAGAGAGAGGGCTAGGTAGCATTGATGCTTAATCTTTGCCTTACTGCCTGAGAGGCAGATTTGTACTGTGTGTGAACGTAAGATATAGGTCactatacatttaaataatactCCTCAGTAGTCCCATTTAATTTTGGTTACATTTAGTATGCTTTTGACGGTGGTACCCCATGTCCTGATTTGCTACTGTGTAATATGTATGAatttactcaaatatttattaaatgtcaaTTACATGTTAAACTTAGCGCTACCTGCTGAAATATATCCATACATTAGCCTGgaatatatcttttcatataatGGGTAAACAAGAGGAGAGGGGCAATATTAGCTTGTGGACTTTACTGAGTATAAGGTCTTCTGAGTCCATACAATCAGGAGACCTCATTTAGTCCAGAAGCTTTAAAAAGCGTtccatgaagaaaatattttaaagctgaCACTTGGCGAAGAAACACGCCTTAGCAGATGCAGAGCAAAGAGGAGAGAATTCCAGGTCTGCCAGTGAGAAGAAACCTGTGCTCTTGCTTTAACCCATGCAGCCAAGTAAACCCACTCAGGCATTCTTCGCCTCCAGCTACCTTAGAATCAAGTGAAAGGACACGATGTAGAATAAAGATGGCATCAACCTCTAAGagagattgtttttatttaaatacaatgcAAACAAATGTATACGCTTGTAATTATCAACCTTTAAAAATAGTCAATGGGTTGGATAAAGGAAGACGTTGAAGACCATCAAGCAGGCACTTCGCTGAGCTGACGCTTGCGGTCACTTTCTGACATGTCCCTCCTCACGAGGGTGCAGAGCATAGAAAGGGtcggagaggaagacagaaggaacGTGAGAGGAAACTGCAAATGAGGGAGCAATTGGCCACATTCACAAAGCTCACCACACCACACTCATAATCCAGGAACACCCCCACGTGGCCCAGAGGCCTTTCTACATATTGAGGTGACAGTGGGGAGGAGCTAAAGAGACGACACTGGTTGTCCTCTTTGATACAAAAGAGTAGAAAAATCCCCTCTGAGTCAAGCGCCATGTCATTCCTCATTGTCCAAGAATCATCGCAAAATCCAAGGGCCCAGTTCCGACAGTTCCCCACATCCACCTCCCAGTAATGCTGACCACAGGTAAATGTCTGGGCTCCCCATGCCAGAAAGTATTTTGATCTTGTTGCATTAGTGACAACGTCAGGATGATCGCGACTGAAGAGCCAACGTCTCAGATCTTCAAACAGTGGCATGTGACAGGTCgttgtttcattttcaaaaaaaatgggCACTGCAGGAGGAAGGAAACAGTCACATTAACATGGAGTGTTACCAATTCCTGATGGACGTGGGCTTTATATCGTGTCTGGGTTTCTAGCTTTCCCTGGAAACAAGGGCCAGGGCAGTGAGGAAGCTCTAGAAATCTACTGTATGCCATGGCCTGTCTTCATAATGAGCAAATCATTAATGAGACAAAATAGAAGACATTTatgaattttcttaaaatgtataaagaagaggGATATTGCTAAGCTCtggtttttttcctctgaaacttttaaaattggGACATCATTAGTAATTCACAGTAACAGAAAGGAGTAGCCAACTTCTCTtctcagaaaataagaataactctaaataataataattcctaaaGAGTGGTCACTTTGCCTCATATTTAAGTATCTTTTACCAATATATATCAAGATAAAATAACCGGAAAGAAAAATTCATGTCTTTTACAGTAGAATGTTTGTGAGAATTTTCAGCAAATGtaatttttgagaagaaaattatGCAATAAGTGGTTAGCTTACTTTGTGGGGTTGTGTAGAAGTATTCATTTTCTGTTCTTACCACTATTGATTTATAcaaagtatttttgtattatgtGAATAAAGGATGTACTGTGTAAAGTGCGTTTATTGTGAAacattctagaaaacaaaactctctACTCACCTCACAGCCAGTAATCACCACATAACCCGAAACCTGGAATATACTGAATGTTCATGCAGATTTACATGTTTCATACAGTTGACACCAAACCTCAGCATGATGCACACATCAACTATCTTTTCCTATTGCTTACTTCCAGGTAGCTTATCATAAACTATTGTACTGGGTTTTTCTCCAGATATTATTTGTTGGTCCACATATATTATATTTCCACAAAGGCAAATTGGGTTACAAAATGCCCAGATATGAAATCATCAATCGTACAATGGAGCAACATAACCCGTAGACACTAGCTGAGGAGAACGCACGGCTATCCCACCAAAGGGCGGTCTATTACCAAGAAAACGGTTGAGTCTCTCTATCAGCCCCGTGATGGGCCATGAACTGAGTCGTGGATCCACAGGTTGGGGCATGTGCAGCTGCACTGACTCACTCCTGCAAAAAAGAACAGTCAGTTACTCTTTCTGAGTTCATTTTCATTACAATGGTTATATTTAATGTACGTCCCCGTGAAGATGCTTCATTAAAATCCTCATAGTTAGCATCATAAATAGTTATGAATGTAACtccacaaatgaggaaacttaacaaatatccatttattttatgaagagcaaactaaacccaatTCTACCTCCTAACACTTTGATCCTGGCATAATATTTCAGGATCTGGTTCTTCACAGCCAAGCAGGGGTTCTGCAAAATGGCTCGAAACTGAGGACATTACAGAGGGCACTTTGATTTTTAATCCACACTGGTCACCACCGAGATGCTGTGTCCATATAAGCACAGCAAGGGGGTGAGGAGCTTAGCCCGGGCAGAGATTCTGCTCCCAGGTCCCAGCTTCCGTAAGTGCCACAGACAGCCTTTCCACGTGAAGCTGGAGTCAGCCACGTGCTACGTGGGAGCCCAAACCCTACATGGtcctccccccgcccgccccgtggctttctctcccttctcccactttATGCTTCTCCGAAACACCTATTTCTCCCACATAAGCCTGTCACAGCTTTGGGCCACATCCTCAATGTGTTCTTACGTTTCTAAGCATTAAAATCGCAAATGGCGCTTTGTCTACACGCAGCTTGTGCACAGAACTGCCAACCGCACGTGCTTCCACAGAGCCCTGTCCAGCTCCACCTTACACAAAATGACAAACGCGTGTCTACCTTATgagacatggaaaaataaaagtgggtTCTATTATCATAATAAATTACGCTCCTATTTCAGCACCAATAGCCTGATTACTCTTAAACAATTCTCAAACTTTTCATATAGGCGTAAACTtacctttttaaagtattttcaaaatgctgcaaagagaaacagaaaaaaaaaaatctcagtataTGCCGCAAGATTCGCAGTAGAGACCTCATTACTTATTCCCAAGAGTGTGTAAGCCCCAATTCCAGCAAATTGTATCATGTACAcggaaacagaaagagaaaatgaactgtATAGATTctgaaatttctcatttttgcCAGGTCCACATACAAATCCATAGTCTTCAAACAAGCTTCTCGGGGCTGTCCATCAGTAAGTGAATGTATATTGTAGCTTGAGAAGGAGGTATTCTCTAGGATTGTGTTTAACCTGCTTTTTCAGACTTGGGTTGTTATGTATGGCAAGAATACCCTTTGGACTTCTGCATCACCGAGACAGGTAAAACCCCTCCCACAGCATCACAAAGCATCACTGCCAACGCGTGACGGTAGACGAAGAGATTGTGGACGTTCTCCAGGCAGCCCCGTGACTCTCCTCAGCCCCTACCTGGAGCAGCTCCACGTCTGGTTTATGACACGTTTTCTTGAGGTCCTCATACATTCCTCTTAGGAGTTTTCCCTTTTGGTCCATGCTGTCCTCACTTGCTCTGAGTTGTTGTAAAATCTCgttgctttctttttccattctctctAAATAACGTCTCTCTTCCTCGAAAAGCAAGTGGTACACCTTCCGATATTCAGCACGGATCATCTCCCTCCGCAGAGACACATAACCCTGCGGTGAGTGAATTGTTTAGATCACAGAGGAGGCTCTCCCTGTCTTATCATCTGCTATTTCTCCTCTGACATTTAGCAATTGGGTACattcttgaaaacagaaatttaGGGACATCTTTCTGCCCCCTGATCCCCCTTTCTGctcatttggttattttttggCACTAGAAGTGAAAACTTGACTCTAACTCCTTCCCCCAAATATCTACGTTTTCTTAATAATAGGTACTTGTGATTTAATAATTGTCCTGCCTAATATGCTAAGAATCCTCATTACTAAATCCATTTCATCTCTTGTATGCCCAGATACTTTAGCTACAGACTAACTCGCTTTctgaaaataatagcaaacattaCTTCCTAGAATAAGATAAGACCTTTCTAAAATGTTTGCTTCCACGTCCACAAACTGCAAGCAGACCAGAAccttgtgtgtgtgagtgcagcTTAACTCATCCTGCCCAAGGCTCTACACCCCCTTTCTTAGCTGACTTCCACATGTCCTTAGAGACATTGGTCAACAACCACCTTCCAGTATTAATTCCTCTCTTCTCACTTTTTGTCACTTTATCTTTCCCTATTTTCCTCCCAACATTTAAACGTGGTTTGTTCATGCACAtagttttgaaattaaaacaaacgTACTCGGTTGACCCGATGTCTTGGCTTTTGTGGTGTCATTTTTACTCCAAAAAAGCCTACTTCTTGTTCACAGGTATACATTCACTGGACTTGTTTATGGAACTCTCAATCATTCTTCCAATCAGTGAAATCTctcttttattcctgttttaatGAGATTGCTCTTTATCTCCCCAGAACCTTCTTTGCTGAATCCACATGAGTTGTTACATGCATGTTACaaagttctttatatttcatCAGTCCTTCTTGCTATAAACCCTGCATACCCTGGGCTTCAAGGAAATCCCTGTCTCCTGGTTTCTAACAATTTGCCTTCTCCAGCTACTCTTTCCCAGCTGGAGTTACTAATACAGGGATTTCCCAAGTTATCTTTCCATGTGAAAactttttactttcctttctaaaaattcTCATGTGAAAACCCTCTGCTCCAATGCCTAAAATTTTCCAACAATTGTGAAATGCCCCTGTCCCATCCCAGTCTTTCACGTAGACTCCAACCTTACACATCCAACTGCCTCCTGCACATTTCTTCTAGGATATCTCACAGGAACTTACAGTGGCACACTTCTCAAACTAACATTATCTTAACCCAGACCAGCCATACCTCCTCCATTTCTAACCTTGGTGATGTTCCAAATTCaaggaaatctgttgcattttaaaattttatccatttaaCATTCTACACTCAAACAGATAATATTTTCTGGCATTTCTCTACCATAAAGACTGTCCTTTAAATCCTTCCATTTCCCATTAACTGTGTTCAATTCATTCCCCAAATTTCCTTTCAAGGTTCCTAAACAGCCTATTTGCTTCCTTGACTTTCATTTTGAGGTCTTCCAATCAATCATTATTCTTTATAAATTGCTATCTGAATGAACTTTCTAAAAGAGAATTGTGATATCTCTGCTTTAACTCCTTCAGCAACTTTTAACTGCGTTCAATATGTTTCAACTTCGTAGCATATATTAGATGAACCTTCAGTAAAATGACACCTAATTATCTCTGTGCCTTTATCTATGATCCATTCGGATACTTCTCCTCATTACACCAGTTAACCTTCAgtattttaaatgagtttttggTTCATCTTACATTCAGTTCACCCACTTAGCATGCTTACTTCAACTGTGCTTCTCATAAATAGGTCATACTCAATATTTAGGTCTGACTTCAAATGTCTCTACTGTTACTCACTTTCCTTTATTGTCTTCATAATGGAGAAATACAGGCAGGTGTGGGGAAATCCTAAGTTTAGTGTGAGATGTGTTTAATTACCTCTTCCTAAAAGCTATTTTCCCAAATAGCCACATGCCTTGATTTCTGACATCATGCTGGTGTCTGCCCAAAGTGATATTCCATCATAAGTCTTTTCTGACCACCGTACTGAAAACTCAATTTTGTCAAAGCTACTTTCCTTATTTACTTTCCTACTGTATTTTTCTCAAAAAGCAGTTATCATGATGACTCATACtccaagttttatatttttacttgtcAAATACCTTCCCCAACTACTGCATGAGCTCCTTGAGTGCAAAGAAATCTGTTGCTTTTGTCTATTTCTATGTTGGCTTGGAACAGTTACTGAGACACAGTAGGCACTggatatttcaaagaaaaaatattgtaggTTATATACTTAATGATATCACCTTTAATAATgaagataattttgttttatcaCCTTGTCATTCACACAGCCCCATTTTGATTCCTTTATTAGTGCTGACAAGGTTCCCTCATACTGTTAGTTTATATTTCCATCAGGAAATCTTTACTTCCTCAAAAATACGGATAGGCTTTTGTTTCACATCTTCTACTAGTGGTGTTCAATCCATATTTTTGAATCCACAAATGATAGATCCGCATTCCTCTCTCATTCATTAGGTCACATTTTGAAGTAGCCAATGCTACTGTTTCAAGCTATATGTCTCAACACTGCATCTCTTATAGTACATGTGTTAACCAgcatgaactttttttaaaaatttttttaacgtttttttaatttatttttgagacagagagagacagagcatgaacgggggaggggcagagagagagggagacacagaatcggaaacaggctccaggctctgagccatcagcccagagcctgacgcggggctcgaactcacggaccgcgagatcgtgacctggctgaagtcggacgcttaaccgactgcgccacccaggcgcccccagcatgaACTTTTTAGGCTATCAACTTCTTCAGGATTCCTCTAGCTGTTAGGCTCAACCCTCACATATTTATCTGCTTTATATTCTCATGAGTTTACAATATCAAACTGTCCAATCATTAATATAATCAGAGAGTAACTTCTGCacattcaaagatttttttccttctaagaaaCCCTGTATTTATCTCATGTATCAATTATTGTCTCCCATTATGATAGTGATTTTCCTATACCTGTTGGTGTGTTATGGTGTTATCcaggaaataaaatcttttaggtgggttttttggttttaggAAGAAAGCCTCACAAAAATGACATACTTCCCTGTACATTATTAGGTGGAACTGATTTGCTATTGGTTACTCACACATGGAAGACTATTAACATTATGATTTTAGCTCAAGTTTTTATTGT includes these proteins:
- the LOC125176832 gene encoding tripartite motif-containing protein 77-like encodes the protein MPQPVDPRLSSWPITGLIERLNRFLVPIFFENETTTCHMPLFEDLRRWLFSRDHPDVVTNATRSKYFLAWGAQTFTCGQHYWEVDVGNCRNWALGFCDDSWTMRNDMALDSEGIFLLFCIKEDNQCRLFSSSPLSPQYVERPLGHVGVFLDYECGVVSFVNVANCSLICSFLSRSFCLPLRPFLCSAPS